In Schistocerca piceifrons isolate TAMUIC-IGC-003096 chromosome 9, iqSchPice1.1, whole genome shotgun sequence, the following proteins share a genomic window:
- the LOC124716846 gene encoding death-associated inhibitor of apoptosis 1-like: MYPTFAERLKTFENGNWPIDFLKPEDLAEMGFYRPNHNSNDDTVKCMYCNIEESNWQFDDIPFLRHICPASYHLAGINTCCPCCTVKKHSLMHTAQPAWPQYCCQQVHQQSFHDWPSYIPVKAEELAEAGFFYSGTADHTTCFYCGGTLHDWVDGDDPWGEHYRWFPRCMYLWLKNKSDLADDEVDLSKSVK, encoded by the coding sequence ATGTACCCTACATTTGCTGAGCGTCTAAAGACTTTTGAGAATGGTAACTGGCCCATCGACTTTTTGAAGCCTGAAGACCTAGCAGAGATGGGCTTCTATAGACCAAATCACAACAGTAACGATGATACTGTAAAATGTATGTATTGTAACATTGAAGAGAGTAACTGGCAATTTGATGACATACCATTTCTGAGACATATATGTCCTGCATCATACCATCTTGCTGGTATCAACACATGTTGTCCTTGTTGTACAGTTAAAAAACACTCTTTGATGCATACAGCACAACCAGCATGGCCTCAGTATTGCTGTCAACAAGTACACCAACAGTCCTTCCATGATTGGCCCTCGTATATCCCAGTAAAGGCTGAAGAACTGGCTGAAGCAGGTTTCTTCTACTCTGGTACTGCTGATCACACGACCTGCTTCTACTGTGGTGGCACACTGCATGATTGGGTTGATGGTGATGATCCATGGGGTGAACACTATCGCTGGTTCCCTCGTTGCATGTATTTATGGTTGAAAAATAAATCTGATCTGGCAGATGATGAAGTAGATTTAAGTAAaagtgtaaaataa